In one Trichosurus vulpecula isolate mTriVul1 chromosome 8, mTriVul1.pri, whole genome shotgun sequence genomic region, the following are encoded:
- the HMX2 gene encoding homeobox protein HMX2: MGSKEDPGKCCPATAPISSFTIQSILGSGPSEESREIGAKGAAGWANRKRSLSVSSEEEEADDGWKHSGCYCPDSHGPKESGHKHHQPLTLTCLSNSKASGGAGSVSSDRTPFLSQPQQDFKEEKEKHFHPGSPSPGAERPRDSGVDRQAGSAKKKTRTVFSRSQVYQLESTFDMKRYLSSSERACLASSLQLTETQVKTWFQNRRNKWKRQLSAELEAANMAHASAQTLVGMPLVFRDNSLLRVPVPRSIAFPAPLYYPGSNLSALPLYNLYNKIDY; encoded by the exons ATGGGCAGCAAAGAAGACCCTGGCAAATGTTGTCCAGCCACCGCCCCCATCTCCAGCTTCACTATCCAGTCCATCTTGGGCAGCGGGCCCTCTGAGGAGTCCAGGGAGATCGGGGCCAAGGGCGCCGCGGGCTGGGCGAACAGGAAAAGGAGTCTGTCGGTATCCtcggaggaagaggaggcagatgaCGGCTGGAAACACTCTGGCTGTTACTGCCCCGACTCGCATGGCCCGAAGGAGTCGGGCCACAAGCACCATCAGCCCCTCACACTAACTTGTCTCA GTAACTCAAAGGCTAGCGGAGGAGCCGGATCAGTGAGTTCAGACAGGACGCCTTTCCTCTCCCAACCCCAGCAAGactttaaagaagagaaagagaaacacttCCACCCCGGGTCACCATCGCCTGGAGCAGAGCGGCCTCGGGATTCTGGAGTAGATCGGCAGGCTGGATCCGCCAAGAAGAAGACCCGCACGGTCTTCTCTCGCAGTCAGGTGTACCAGCTCGAATCTACATTCGACATGAAGCGTTACCTGAGCAGTTCAGAACGTGCTTGCCTTGCTTCCAGCCTACAGCTGACCGAAACGCAGGTGAAGACTTGGTTCCAGAACCGGCGGAACAAATGGAAGAGGCAACTCTCTGCAGAACTGGAGGCGGCCAATATGGCCCACGCCTCGGCCCAGACTCTGGTGGGGATGCCACTGGTGTTCAGAGACAATTCCCTTCTGAGGGTCCCCGTGCCCCGATCGATAGCCTTCCCGGCCCCTTTGTACTATCCGGGGAGCAACCTGTCAGCCTTACCTCTCTATAATCTGTACAACAAGATTGACTACTGA